The Pseudomonas viciae genomic interval CGGTGGTTAGAATAGCCGGCTCGCAACACGGCCCATACATTCAGGAGTGACCTGTGGATAAGTTGAAAGGCGCCTTGCTGGTTGGCGCTCTGCGGTTGTTTGCGCTGCTGCCCTGGCGCGCGGTGCAAGCGGTGGGCTCGGCCATTGGCTGGTTCATGTGGAAACTGCCCAACCGTTCCCGCGACGTGGTGCGGATCAACCTCGCCAAATGTTTTCCCGAGATGGACCCGGCCGAGCGTGAACGCCTGGTGGGCCAAAGCCTCAAGGACATCGGCAAATCCCTGACCGAAAGCGCCTGCGCCTGGATCTGGCCGGCCCAGCGTTCCATCGACCTGGTGCGTGAAGTCGAAGGGCTGGAAGTATTGAAGGAAGCGCTGGCCTCCGGCAAAGGCGTGGTGGGTATCACCAGCCACCTGGGCAACTGGGAAGTGCTCAACCACTTCTATTGCAGCCAGTGCAAACCGATCATTTTCTACCGTCCGCCCAAGCTCAAGGCGGTGGATGAGTTGCTGCGTAAACAGCGTGTGCAGTTGGGCAACAAAGTCGCCGCGTCTACCAAGGAAGGCATCCTCAGTGTCATCAAGGAAGTGCGCAAAGGTGGCCAAGTGGGCATCCCCGCCGACCCGGAACCGGCCGAGTCCGCCGGCATCTTCGTGCCCTTCTTCGCCACCCAGGCCCTGACCAGCAAGTTCGTACCGAACATGCTCGCCGGCGGCAAAGCCGTCGGCGTCTTCCTTCACGCCCTGCGCCTGCCGGACGGCTCCGGCTACAAAGTCATCCTCGAAGCCGCCCCGGACGCGATGTACAGCACCGACACCGAAACCGCCTGCGCGGCCATGAGCCAAGTGGTGGAACGCTATGTACGGGCTTACCCAAGCCAGTACATGTGGAGCATGAAACGCTTCAAGAAACGCCCGCCGGGTGAGGCGCGGTGGTATTGAAGGCCTGTTGCTTCATATGAGTGGGGCTGTAGTGAATGCAGGCTCTGTGAACACCCGAGACCCCATGTGGGAGCTGAGCTTGCTCGCGATAGCGCCCTGACAGCCACCACATAACTAACTGACTCCACCCTCCTGTGGCGAGGGGATTTATCCCCGCTGGGCTGCGAAGCAGTCCCAACCGGGCTAACGTATTCCCCCAGGCAAACCCAACGGAGGCCGAATGGATAACGGTCCAGGCAAACGCGTCATCGTCATTGGAGCGGGCATCGTAGGCGCATCCCTGGCCTACCACCTGGCGGCCAAAGGCGCGAAAGTCACGGTAGTCGAGGCCGAAGGCATCGCGTCAGGCGTGACCGGCAGCTCATTCGCCTGGATCAACACCTCACACGGCGAACCCGACCCCATCGCGCCATTGCGCGGTGCTGCCCTCCAGGAATACCACCGACTCGAAACGCAGCTCCCCGGTCTGAAGATCCAATGGAGCGGCGCCCTGTCTTACGGCGCGAGCTCAGAAGCTTCGGCAAACCGGATATCCCAATCACAGATCCGTGAGCTTGAGCCAAAACTCAGGAACCCTCCTCAATCCGCTTCGTATGCAGCAGAAGAAGGAGCACTGGACGCTGTAGCAACAACCCATGCGTTGATTGCCGGAGCCCAGGCGAGTGGTGCGAAAGTGCTCACCCAAACGCCGGTTCTCGGCTTTAGATCCCATGGCTCCACCGTGTTGGGTGTCGAAACCGCCGCGGGCGTCATCGAAGCCGATATCGTCGTATTGGCAGCCGGCACAGGCGTCGCGAAGCTAATAGACCTGCTTAAAGTTTCCCTGCCGATAGAAGCCTCCCCGGCGATTTTCAT includes:
- a CDS encoding NAD(P)/FAD-dependent oxidoreductase, with product MDNGPGKRVIVIGAGIVGASLAYHLAAKGAKVTVVEAEGIASGVTGSSFAWINTSHGEPDPIAPLRGAALQEYHRLETQLPGLKIQWSGALSYGASSEASANRISQSQIRELEPKLRNPPQSASYAAEEGALDAVATTHALIAGAQASGAKVLTQTPVLGFRSHGSTVLGVETAAGVIEADIVVLAAGTGVAKLIDLLKVSLPIEASPAIFIRYESQPNLVRTLISNPEMEVRQTPEGALLAAEDYLDDALENQPAAIALRTANAIKNELQGVVSLDLQSARVGFRPMPADGIPIIGYLPQVGGVYVCVMHPGVTLAAIVGRLASEEIIGDKPSPALNPCRPDRFFQAQ
- a CDS encoding lysophospholipid acyltransferase — protein: MDKLKGALLVGALRLFALLPWRAVQAVGSAIGWFMWKLPNRSRDVVRINLAKCFPEMDPAERERLVGQSLKDIGKSLTESACAWIWPAQRSIDLVREVEGLEVLKEALASGKGVVGITSHLGNWEVLNHFYCSQCKPIIFYRPPKLKAVDELLRKQRVQLGNKVAASTKEGILSVIKEVRKGGQVGIPADPEPAESAGIFVPFFATQALTSKFVPNMLAGGKAVGVFLHALRLPDGSGYKVILEAAPDAMYSTDTETACAAMSQVVERYVRAYPSQYMWSMKRFKKRPPGEARWY